A region of the Roseiflexus sp. RS-1 genome:
ACCCAGGCGAGACGCGCGCGCACCCAGGACGCGCGCCTGATGCGGTGATGCGGGCGGGACGCTCGCGCACCCAGGCGGGACGCCCGCGCACCCAGGACGCGTGCTCTGGTTGCACATGAAGGGATCATCACGTTCTGTCCTATGCCTGACTATGTGATCGAAACAAGCGGTCTGCGCAAGGTGTACGGCGCAAAAGTCGCCGTTGCCGACCTGACGCTTCAGGTGCCGCGCGGCGAGGTGTTTGCCTTCCTGGGACCGAACGGCGCCGGCAAGAGCACGGCGGTCAAGATGCTGCTGGGGTTGGTGAAGCCAACGAGCGGCACGGCGCAGGTACTGGGCGCCGCTCCCGCCGACCCGCGTGCGATGGCGCGGATCGGCTTTCTGCCGGAGCACTTCCGGTTTCACGAATGGTTACAGGCTGCTGAGTTTCTCGACCTGCACGCACGCCTGAGCGGGATGTCGGCTGACGCGCGGCGGCGGCGCATTCCCGATGTGCTGGCGCTCGTCGGCTTGTCTGAGCATGCGCGGCGTCCGCTCGCCGATTTCTCCAAAGGCATGCTTCAGCGCATCGGTCTGGCACAGGCGCTGATTCACGATCCGGAACTGGTGTTTCTCGATGAGCCGACCTCGGCGCTCGACCCGTTCGGGCGAATGCTGGTGCGCGGCATTATCCGCGATCTGCGCGCGCGCGGCACGACAGTCTTCCTCAACTCCCATCTGCTCGGCGAGGTCGAAATGACCTGTGACCGGGCGGCATTCATCCGCGCGGGGCGGGTGCTCCGCACCCTGAACCTGCACGAATCGGCAGCAGGTAGAGTGCGAGTTGCGTTGCGTGTGGCAGGAGCATCGAACGGGCTGATCGAGTCACTGAGTGTGTTCTGCGCTGATGGACAGGCGCCACATGAGACATCTCCCGGCATAATCGAACTGGAAGTCGCCAGTGAGGATGTGTTGCCGCAGATTGCGGAGCGAATCATTGCCAGCGGTGCGCGCCTCTATGCCCTGACCCCCCAGCGTGTCTCCCTCGAACAACTCTTCCTCGACATCGTTGGTCGCGATGACAGCGGTCAATGAGACTGGCGCCTGGCGCGCAGGTTGAGGCGCTCTCTTCTCCCGAACGACGGCGAAGGTGATCAGCGTGCTATTCCGCATTCATGGCATCCATGACTTCACTGCAAACGCGCACCGCTAAGACGCCGGGGGCGCGGAGATTTCCATCGATGACTTCACTGCAAACACGCACCGCCGAGACGCCGGGGGCGCGGAGAACCCTGAAAACGACCCATGTATGGATGCCTGGCGCAGCATGCGGGTGCGTGACTCGCTATGGAATCCGCCTCTGCGAACGCTGCGCCGCTGCGGTGAAATACCCTTTTTGCAGCAGACTCATACATGGTATGATATGCACGGGTTACCGTATCATCACGAGGGCAGCATGGAGCGTCTTGGGTTCATCGGGCTGGGGCGCATGGGGCAGGTCATGGCGGGGCGGTTGCTGGCGGCAGGCTTCCCGCTGACGGTTCACAATCGGACGCGCGCGCGCGCAGAGGCGCTGCTCGCAGGCGGCGCAGCCTGGGCGGAGACGCCGGCTGAGGTGACAGCGCGCAGCGATCTGGTTTTCACTATCCTCACCGACGATCACGCCGTTGAGACGGTCTACTGTGGTCGTGATGGATTGCTTTCCACCGATGCCTCCGGTCGTCTGTTCATCGAAATGAGCACCATTCGCACATCAACAATCCTGTCGCTTGCCGGGATGGTCGATCAACGCGGCGCGCGTCTGCTCGACGCACCCGTTTCGGGAACGGTCGCTCCCGCACGCGAGGGGCAACTGCTGGTGCTGGTCGGCGGCAGAACGTCGGATCTCGAGCGCGCCCGACCGGCGCTTGGCGTGCTTGGGCGACGCATTATCCATCTGGGCGGGCAGGGCGCCGGTACGACGATGAAACTGGTGCTCAATATGACGATGGCATGCTTCTGGGGTGCGCTTGCCGAGTCGCTCGCAGTGGGGCAACAGTTTGGTCTGAATATCGAAACGATGCTCGATGTCTATCTGGACTCGGCGGTTGCGCCGCCAGCGTTGCGCAGCAAAACTCCGGCGCTTCTCGGT
Encoded here:
- a CDS encoding ABC transporter ATP-binding protein: MPDYVIETSGLRKVYGAKVAVADLTLQVPRGEVFAFLGPNGAGKSTAVKMLLGLVKPTSGTAQVLGAAPADPRAMARIGFLPEHFRFHEWLQAAEFLDLHARLSGMSADARRRRIPDVLALVGLSEHARRPLADFSKGMLQRIGLAQALIHDPELVFLDEPTSALDPFGRMLVRGIIRDLRARGTTVFLNSHLLGEVEMTCDRAAFIRAGRVLRTLNLHESAAGRVRVALRVAGASNGLIESLSVFCADGQAPHETSPGIIELEVASEDVLPQIAERIIASGARLYALTPQRVSLEQLFLDIVGRDDSGQ
- a CDS encoding NAD(P)-dependent oxidoreductase, with product MRVRDSLWNPPLRTLRRCGEIPFLQQTHTWYDMHGLPYHHEGSMERLGFIGLGRMGQVMAGRLLAAGFPLTVHNRTRARAEALLAGGAAWAETPAEVTARSDLVFTILTDDHAVETVYCGRDGLLSTDASGRLFIEMSTIRTSTILSLAGMVDQRGARLLDAPVSGTVAPAREGQLLVLVGGRTSDLERARPALGVLGRRIIHLGGQGAGTTMKLVLNMTMACFWGALAESLAVGQQFGLNIETMLDVYLDSAVAPPALRSKTPALLGETSEVAFDVTGVRKDLLAMVATAQDAGVPAPVASAALAHFAAATAAGYGERDLAAVVEYLAEVARRTARTAFTLGEP